attttaaattaatatgaaaatattcttTAGGACTTTACTcaagattaaaactaaagattttgtaggtgaattgtaaatcatgagtaggtctttctaaatattttatcttagaatcttttaaagaaagctaataaatgttatttaagatatattattttaggattttgacgAATTTAAACCTTAGAttgagaattttaaattaaaataaatcataaatccGATATAGGATACTTTCGTAAGATCTTGATAGGTtcaacattattaattaaatcttttaaaaataaaaaaagatcgAATAAGTTGTAGATgagttttaatatttctcttaattcattggtaatttctaggttttattttagaattctaaaaagaattaattttagaaatttaagatattttacTAGAATTATTTATGTATCCTTTAGGGTTccgttaaaagtaaaaatctctaatttaagtttcaaaCTACATAAGTTTGGTGAACACATCTTAATCGAGTTACAAGTAAACATGAGACATTttctttagagtttttatttaagatcTCCATAAGATTTTAGTCTAGAGTAAAacattaatatgcttaaataaataaataaaaacctacTCCTAAGACACCATAGGACTATCTCCGGATAGGCGTTGTGGGAGTGATATAACCTTCCCCACACGTAATCGTACTCCCGAACCTGAAATTTGGTGATGAGATCGAGTCTAGACTTTTAAGATTTTTCGTAATATTAATTCTAGACTTTTAGACGATAGGTGGCTAACCAACCTAGCCCTAATTGGTTAGTGGCGACTCTACGTTAATTTATGCCCTTCATGTCTAGCTTTGCTTACTAGGCCAACCGTACTCTTATGTAGGCAACGTTACGACAACTAtcaaatgttataaaattttccattgatgagttGAGTTGTTTCTTGAAGTTTATGGAAGATTATTAAGCTTTGTTGTTAGATTGGACTATTTTGTAAactaatttttgataattttaatgtttaaggattaaattgttaaaacgATAAAATTACTTTACTTGTTATGAAATAATTGCAAAAATGAGTTTTAGAAAGGCACTTGAATATTCGGCTAAActgaaatttgaataaaaatggttaaattgcatgttttgagtttagagactaaattgcataaaagtaaaatattgggggattttataaaatgtcaaaaagacttaattgcataacatgagttaattttgttgttggaattagtgaattgaatgaaattattattttagatcaataacgagtggaaaaaaagaaattatcaaaTAGCCCTTGTACTTTGTTGTTGCTATAGATTAGTCTGGTAAGTTCgtttggataattttaatatattttaaatgtatattatatGAACTCGATTGTAGAATGATGGATAATATTGATGCATGTAATTAAGAACGGAGATAATGAATTGATATGGCATTGATTACTGATTTGAAATACTCTGAGCCGATGAACATAGGATAGAGTACGATtagcatgccaataggttatattgCTTGCTATACGAGATTGGTATAAGATGAGATGATGATTCTTGTATATTTCCTGTCCACTGAATATACCGAAGTGCAGCATTTTTTGCGGACTATCGTgttatatttatagtgtttcTAGCATGTTATCGGGGGCAGATGTAAAGCCTTCGAGCTTGGCACTTGGTGCCAAGGCGTGTTACAGGAGGGATGTTAGCTTACGGGCTAGGCACTTGATGTCGAGGCGTGTTATCGGTTAGACTGGCTCATTTGAGCGTTTGGCGTGTTTCGGATGGATAACCATGTACTCTTATCTGTATATCATTCATGGGGTATTATTTATTGATCACTGAATGTTATTGAAATATGGAAAACTGATTTGTACTATTATTGAGCATTTCTCACCTATTGTGAGCTGTGATTGGCAGAAATTCTGATAATAACTTTGTTGACAGGAACtttaatcattaatattattatttgaattattatgtttagTTCGGTAAGCTTTATCGTTAAATCACACTATCTGAGGTTCCTTGGTAGATTATGAATTCGATTTGGCTTATATGGCAAGTAATATGAGCATTTGGTTATGTTTtgtaatgttcataagtacttAAATTGTATAACTTGCTGTTCTTATAATGTTGTTGAGCTAAATGGTCAATGAATATGCGCATGCATGATACAAAGATGTGGTTGAAAATAAATGGGAAATAGTAAGTCTTGACATGAATTTTGGTATAATACTCTAGGTGATTATTAATCACTAGGTTATAAACTTGTGAATTGAGATTTAGCTTAAATGGTTGAATGTAAATGTTGATTTGTGGAGTCATTGATGACACATTGGTTAAgcacttagtttttttttttggtacgGTTTGAGtgtatttaaatatgttttgatGGCTTGTGATCATGTGTTATAAGTTGGTTTATGTACCTAAGCATTTGGATGCAAATTAAGcatgttttggtttatttttgggCACACACGACCTGGGGCATGGgatgtcacacggtcgtgtgtcacacatgggaacccacacgggcatgtgccctGAATGTGTTAGATACAGGTTTCATATGGGctgacacacggcctgggatACAGTCATGTGtctaaaaacaatttcaaacataGTCTagcgacacggctgtgtgagGGTAATTCGAATGCTACACGGGCAAGCACACGACCTACGACACAACCGtctgaaattatttcaaaggTACACAATCTGTCACACGGTTGGCCACACGACTATGTCTGGAACCACACGGTCTAGGctctgtcacacggcctggacacacggccgtgtgactcttgttttgaaaatttttagtttttccctgaACTTTTTGATTTGCTTCgaattagtccctaattgttcataaattatttttaaggccACGTAAGCTCAATTTAAGGCCTATAAATGAATGTATTACTCTAATctgaattattatgaaattctattaattaaattggcaACTTGATGCTATCTATTATTAATTATTCTGGATTGTCCGATAATATGCCATAACCCTAATTCAACGATAAGtatgggttatgggtgttacaccAGTCTCCTATATTGACAAACTAATATGGCGGATGCACCCTTCATATAATATTGCTAAAGACTCTTTTAGAAGTTTCCTTAGatcatattcaaaattttccataagACTAACCAAGTAGATCTATCATTAAACTtactaattctctatcatcaCATTAGTTAGCAAATAAGTCTCAAAATTTACCTAGATCATGACACGGAAGCGTTCGACCAGACTTTGCCACAAGCACGTTATAGAATACGtaacataaaaatcacaaaataagCCACACAAGCTTAATCGAAATATCCCATAAAGGCCTTACAAAACATGCCACGAATGTGCCATAGAATTACGTGTTTATTGTCCCATTGGACTATCTTAGAGGTTTCCATAGAGTTTCTCCCACATGGTCTTATACATAACTTCATGTCGTGATCTACCAGTCTAGTCCATATTTCATTGGAGGCATCACCATAAGTGTTTTCGTTATCATACAATACCATGGGTCTCAGCCACATGGTCTTATACATCCCCATGTCGTGTTCTGCCAGTCTAGTTTACATCTAACCGGAGGTTATACCATGAGGGTCTTCGTGGTTAACGTGACCTGCCTGTCCGGTTAGCAGTGTACCTGCCCTACCAGAGGCATCACAAATGGAAAATTTACTTACTTAACACCACATGTACTTACCCAAATTCATGCACCCATCTTACTGATTCACACTCTTCTTATTCATGcagtaacaaatatatttcactcatAACATGCAACTTGATGATACTTCTCACACACTTACCAGACATTTGAGATGACATCAACATAAGTATTTCCCTTGTAAATTTAACATGCATGAGTCAGGATAATGACTCACTTAAAATTCACCTACTGTAGCTTGAAAATCCCAAACCCGAAGTTATTCTTaaaccaacaacaacaactGCTTAAAGAACATGGAACTACCATTAAAATACATTTACAGACAGATTGCTAACATCTCAATTATAAATGACCACCATGCAGGGTCTCTTATTCATATCTTGTTATTTATGCTTCATAACTTCTTTACTCATTCAAAAATTCAACATACAAAGTTATCAAACTTAACATGAGGTGGAGCATCCACTGATTAACTCAAATCCTTAGCTTCCAACttaataaagaagaagagaacATCTAAGTTTAAGAAGAAGAACTAGAGAGTAACATTggatgaagaaaaaagaaaccatCCAAACGTTCCATtctcaacatatatatatccccCAGCACCTTTTAATGGATCATGACAAGTGTCAAATGTATACAAAAGTTGTCCATTTAGTGTCCTACAAAAcctgaaaaaaatataaaagaaaatttggtaTCAATGCTATTTGACCAGTTAAACCATTTAGTTGACTCTCAACCAATCACGTTACAAAACCCATTTTGCACATCGTTCGAGTAAACTTGGCGTACTATACCTATTAGCGATAACTCATATATGGTGTGTTATACTCAACAAGAACTGCCAAGGCATACTCTTAGCTTGTTGTACTCCTTCAATTAAAGAATATTACAAGAATTAAATCTTGAGAAGCTTCTATGGGCAGGTACTCTATGTGCCAAACATCAGTTCGCCAGAAACTTAAAAATTAGCAGACTAACTACCAAAGTGTGCCAAAATAGATAACATTCACATCTCGCCTTTCTCTCGGATCCACAAAATTGGGATGTGATGATTTGTGCAGTTTACCCTCTTTTTTGCATCATATAGTAAAATGgtccaatttcaattttagtccctaagctaaactcaaatttaaactaaaagtacaagatgaaaatgtaaatatacAAATAGTATAGAGACTTGAATTATATTGtaacattcaaatatttactctataatttgatctaaaaataattaatgattaatcCAATACAAAGTGTTTTAGAATCCATACTAATAATAAGATATATTTGTACTTGTTCCAGGTGGCGACCAAGGATAAAATTAGGCTTAAAATGAACCAAAACCAATCTAAAATTCAGGCCCTAAATTGGGCCTTCGGCCTATTGTACCTTAACTTTGAACTTAGACGGGCTCTAGTATTGGacctaaataattaaaaataaaattcaaaattctaataaatttcttcccttttcttttcaccAAAACATGCTCCAATGAATCAAACTTATCGCccttagattaaattaaattcaaataaaataaatttcaatttagtccctaaaattttaaagaaaaaacaaagcaaatgGCACAAAAAGTTGACATAAATCCCTACAAACTAATCAAAATAtgtgatgaaaattttaactaccAAATTCAAAGGGCAAAACAGTAAACAACTACAACAAATCAGTAGGTATATGTATAACACAAATGAATATGTACATGGCGCGGCATGGTAATAAATCTCACATAGAAAATACcaaacactaaaatttataaaaaaaataaaaaaaaagtatgccTATAAATTATTCATAATCAACAGAGCACGTTATAAAGAATCTACAAAAATAAAGACCCAAATCCAACGGCCAAGAATAGAGCAAGGCCCCACCGTGGACCCAGATAACGGGGAACGCCGCCGCTACTCTCTCTCTCCTGCGTATTCGAAGTGGTGGAACCGTTATAGTTAGGATTAGTGCCGTACAACAATTGAATCCCTTGGATATCATCGTCCGCCAGTTCCACTTTTCTCGTCCGCGAAGTGATCGATGGGTACATAATCGCATCCTCTACCGACGAATGCCCCAAACCCAACAGATGCCCGATCTCATGAACGGCCACCGACTCCAAGTCCACCGCCGTCGACACCGATGCCTTCGTCACATCACCAGAAACTACCCAGTTCTCATCCCCGTCCAAATGGAGCCTTCCGCTTGTTGGAGAAAAAGCGTGGGCCAACGTCCCTAAAACCCCATCGAATGGCTCGCCGTCTCCGTGGTCTCCAGTGTAAAACCCGATCGTTATGTCCGCCGAGGAGTAGGAATCCACTTGCGTGAACGTCAGCGGCGTAACGGTTGACCATTTCTGGAAGGCGCTCGTGAAGACGGCTTTTACTTCGTCGGTTAACCCATTCGCCGGCAAGAAACTGTACGATAAGTCCTGCCGGTTCGAAGGCCAACGCGGTGTTCCCGGGAAGAAAGAGAAATGCGCCGTCGTGTGCAAGTGTCCGGTAGTGTGAAAAGACGACGATCTACCTGAGTTCATGGAACTCGTCCCGTTGATTACATCGGCGTTACCGCATCTGGGCCGTACGATCTGTTGAAGAGTCTGATCATCCAGTTGACCAGTGACGTTAAGGTTGAAGTTCTGCTGGTATGTTTTCAATGCCTTTTCTAACTCATCGTCGAAGTCCTCGCTGAAATTAGAGGGCGAGTTGGGTATATAACCGAAATGGTTAAAGTACTGTTTAAGCTGCGACAAACCTTCCCGTTTTTCGCCTGGCCGGCAGCCGGCAAATTTGTTGAAGGCGTCCCATGGGGCCTTTGACGTGGCGTTGTTCTTAATCCATGACGGAATATCTGTGATATTGGGAAAGAATCTAGCTGAAACtgaaccaaaacataccaaaacccAAATCGCAATCACCAAAACTTGAAACTTCATCGTCTTTAATCTTTGAGCTTCCCTTGTTTGtgtttgaaaaagaaatgataatggggatatataatagataaaagagagaaaaaccCAAAGGAGTTGAAAGCCGGTTGCTTTGAATGTATAAGTGggagtttttatatatttatttgaaaagtcGTGGGGAAGAAGACAATGATGGGGGTTGAGAGTAAATAGAGAAAATGAGGAATGGTTTAATTTCTGGGAATGTTCTAAATGCTGATGTTTTTAGTGTTTGTTTAGTTTTGAATTCGCAACTCTGGGTGGGGGATTGGGGGCAAAAGAAAAGTCTTTCAGGGTTTCATTGTAGAATAGTATGATAGGCAGGTTGGTGGAAACTCGACATCATTTTTGACGCGGTAATGAAGGGCAAGGAAGAAGCCGTGAAGGCCGAATGCGCCACCAAAGTACATagtataaaacaaaattacatgGGGGTGTTTTGGGTCTTTTTGATTGACCAAAATTCAACGTGAAGTTGGTTCGATGATAGTAggttaatagtattttaattgaaaaaattatattcctaaaaataatgtattttagttaagatatataaatatttaaaattcacataaaaatctattaatgaaaaatattatctaaatttcAAACGTTGACATTgatcttttagaattttttattactaaaatatttgtaatgtttttaaatttaagataattatttCAACAGGAGTTACACccttagaaattttattttttaaagttatgatTGGTTCGCAAAATGTAAttataactttaataataataataataataaataagttaattttcatttagaattgaaaaatataattataaattacactcaaatttatttattgagtTTCTCTCTAAACACAACcgaaaatatttattcatggaTTAACTCTTCGATGAgatttattagaaattttactCACACGATTCAAAGTACTAATTAAtgacaaatcaaaatcaagcttgagtaagaaatttaaaaaaatttcaagattaACCCTTGAGCACCTCAAGGTGCAATGCCACCAAACCTGAGTGGTGTTATCttcaatttgtaatattttgtcATTGGGattcaatttaaagaaaatttatttgtttgtatagtatttttattattgttttatcatgtaaaatataatataaactattataatattttatttttatataaattataattttttatagatttttttaaggtgagcaaaactcgatttgattcgaaaaaatcgatttttttttaaatttcgagttaatagaatcgagttattcgattTTTTGAGTCAACTCAgataagtaattcgagtttcgagttcaagtcaagttgaattttacaattttaataagttgaataattcgaataacagatTAATGTATATACCCCTTTGGTctctgtcaattttgaaaatgagtaaattagtctctctctcaacaaaaatataaaaaatcaaaataattttagaattcaaatcatttataaaaattccaaaatttatattttttaaaaaattataaaagtttaaaaatttctaaagaatatcaaaagttttctaaaacaataattttgtgacttaaataagttaattaatgattcaagtttatagtatctttctttttcttattttgctttgaaattttttcaaatacatatgatttcaaattatatgcctaaacatgaaattagttatacaagaatgtgattttaatttgacatgtttaatttttaatttaacttgaacaatttcacttgattcgactcaacttgaatttcatgtcactcgacttgattcgaaaaaattttaaatcaattaaaatgataaaataagactcatcattttaattaactcaaaatttttgattcgattcaaTCCAACAATAAATCACATCTGGATTTACGCATGTTATGTTTCCattcattatataatttaagAATTGAATCATTGAATCATTGAACCAATCAGATATTTCatggtaaaagaaaaaaaatacaaactattcaattagagatttaattgGATTTTGTGAAAGTAACATATTCTAATTTTATGGTTAAATAAATAGTTCAAGTCGGCCCCTAACCTATCTCTCTAGCTTTGAGAAATACAGgctattttatcaaattaatctaaaataattaaatatttataagaatGATCCAAGttcaaaaacatttatgagAGTGACCTGAAAGGAACGATGCCCGTGGGTTATGACACCCTCTTGACTAGCACTCATGTTTGCAATCCCCTAAAAATTACTAAATGATTAGAAAAgcgattaaaaatatttttttaatgccGATAGTGCAATGGTTGGCACCCATGTGTattttttcatttgtatttttaaaaatatatgttatatcgggtataaaaaatatttttagggtgTCAGCTACCTAATACATGACCccctaaaaaatattatttttatacctggtataacatatattttttaaaaatacaaatgaaaaaaatacaaatgggTGTTGGCCATTGCACCGTCGGCACTAGAAAATATATGCAAACATGGGTGTCGGCCATGAAGGCACCACAACATATGGGACACTATTCCTTTCAGGTCATTCCCGTAAATGATTTTGAATCTAGGttattcttataaatatttaattattttggaccaatttgaaaaaatagCCAGAAATACGTTAAAAAGCCTATGTCATTCATCTTTCTTATTTCTCATTTGTCAGTCAGAGAATAGACTATTTCTAACAACAAAATCATGAATAAATTAGGTAAAACCATAGTAGAAGTCCCTGTATTATATAGTGAATTATATTTTGGTCTCCGtactaaaaatattgataaactTAATTCTATATGTTAGATAAAATGGTAAAACGATCCTCCTCTAAAATTGCATAGTTAAATGCTTATGTGACATTTGATGTGTAATAATGACTTTAGAAAAtcttgtaaataataaaatgttggtatatataaaagaaatctaCTTCAACACTTGTTCTAAGTTTGGATAAAAGTAGAACAACGAATCTATCTTTTATAAtccatgtaaatattttaaaggctaatttctaaaaataattaacgtATTTTTAGAATTGATATTagagtttgatttaatttatgcatataaaccattaatatataaaattaattataattttaatgtattaaaattaccaaattgattataagttttaaatttaatgtcaaaatattaatttcatttttagttttaatattaaaattataaaattttatattttaaatatattttctaatttaaatgaaatataaaaattattaattaaaaagtaaataaaattgaaacaaatactATAAGGTCCACaatcaatattttcaagaaaaaactAAGCAATGCTATAACTAGTGTCAATTGCTTCAGGAATTGAGAATGAACAAGGCAAAAAAAGATGAACACTTGATATGTTTACGCAGTTTGGTTTCCTTACAACTATAGGGCCTTGCCTAGAGCGATAATTCATTATCTTAAACATGGTTGAGTTTGTTATCCTATTATggttttcttcaaaaaattGCCAACTTAAACATGTCAAGTTTTCTGAGCAAGCAGTGCAACAACCAATTGGCACTGGTCCAAGCACTTATCAAAAATTGCCTCAGCAACCTccctttttggaaaaattttgaacaaaaccaTAACAGGAGACTATACTCAACAATAGAAACAAATGCTAACCCTAAGTAACCCCCTTTAATCAATCAAACTTaacaatcaaataaacaaatgcATTACCAATCAAAGTACAACATCTACATCaacctttttcattttactCCCCTTTTttgttcaatatatatatgtcaacACACTCCCCCTTAATAGTAGCACCAACACACTCCTCTCAATAAGATGTTTCAGTAGGGGTGTAATGGATGCTAACTCATCAACAACTTTATTTGTGGGAGATGTAACTTGTGGAACAAAAAGGATTTTTACCACGAGATCTTGAGTGAGTAAAAATATCTTCATGTTGATTTTCAAAAGTTGTTGCATTAGTTGTCACTTCACGTTTCACTCGTGCATACCATTGATCTTTTCTTACCCAGACATGCTTCTGATTGTATTTTGGTTGAGTTGCAACTTGTCTTCTAACATTTCCCCATCTTAAGTCATTCAACATCTTATAACAATGTGGCTGGATATGACCAACCATACTACAATAATGACATATAATCTTTCTCTTTTTATGCTCTTATATTCCATGAGATGGTATTTTATTCTTCCTCTATATAGATTTTTGCCTCTGACCTCGAGCAGTGCTAGGAGCAGTGGACACTGGTTTTGCCACGGCTTGCTTCCACCTTTGATCTTTTAGCATTTTAAAGTACCTAGGTCTGATATGACCAGAAACTCTACAATAATGACAAATAACTTGATGATTAGAGATTACCTTCTTTTCAACATGGATCTTGAAGCATTCACTACAccagaacaggtttttagcggcgtttttttaggcctttagcggcgcttcttaacGTCACTAAAGGCATTTGCGGCGCTTGaagaagcgccacaaaaaatgccgctaacgacgtcgctaacttttgcggcgtttacagaaaaaaacgccgctaaagatcatgttctttagcggcgctaaggaaataaacgccgctaaagatcatgttctttagtggcgcttattaaaaaacgccgttaaatatcatgttctttagcggcgtttaggaaaaacgccgctaaacgccgctaaagatcatgttctttagcggcgcttaggaagaaaatgccactaaaagtaatgttctatagcggcgcttggtcaaaaacgccgctaaaagtagtgttctttagcggcgcttatttcacaaacgccacaatttgatatgacttttagcggcgctttttgaaaaaacgccactaattttgggattttttttaaaataaaattttctgtttttttcaaccctcctgcaacaacaaatcaaaaacaaccagatctaaactaaccaaaaaaaaatttatataatatttcaaattaaatgacaaataatattaattgatataaaaaaaagtgaattcatacttttctttacaaagacgttaaaagttgaaatgataaaaatgttGATGCAacatacactatgacggcgggagttgcgactgctgaaacatcttcatcataatctaaAGCTGCtgttgaagttcgtcgtactttttgctctgctctgcttctctcgatgctgcatctttttgaagtcgtagctgtagttcttcatatttcttttgaacctctgctttTATCGCTGCTTCTCTTGCTGCgacctctgcttctctcgctgtagcctctgcttccctcgctgccgcctctgctttaagttgttgctgaagtttttcatatttcctttgaacctaaaatgtggtcgcttgcatctagCCATCttgtcttttaacctctgaacttcagcttgagattgacttcccgaagccatgtattggtgcgagctggatccaaaatattgggttgggctgataaaagatccttgaaatcgaactcgaccatacttttcaggacccaaaacttcagtaataatccggttatcaatgtcttcaagatgaacagaactatcactagaagcaatcacTTCGTACTTcgtctttttttcctttagtttttcctaaaggaacgcaatatatattaaaaaaacaaatgcaatataacaatagtcgcattacaagtaatgaattaaaccattagaaaataaacactataaataactaaaacaagtcaaatcagtattaagtaaacgtaccataatttcaccaacttgagtcatagcagatccatctttcttcttatgtaatttcaaaagttgaaggcgtccaacttttgaccggacgactgctcctacaatatagtagtaaaatattatttaatagaaaattatacatatttgagaatattaaaaaattaaaaatacctccgcctcagctacacatgcaaaacttctagACCCGGCAATGTGAGTTAATTTTTGTTGCTGCcggctgctttttccaactcgttcacgatcctacgttataaaatttttagtacgtaaatagtaaatactataaaccaaaataattacaatagtttggaagtacgtcgtacctcgcctttctgagaatgccaaaatctaaccgcatcttcccattggtacctcaacatacccggcgggacattttgcaatttctcatcgagggttgtttttgtcttataataatttttcttcaaagtactt
This sequence is a window from Gossypium raimondii isolate GPD5lz chromosome 5, ASM2569854v1, whole genome shotgun sequence. Protein-coding genes within it:
- the LOC105766116 gene encoding metalloendoproteinase 2-MMP, whose product is MKFQVLVIAIWVLVCFGSVSARFFPNITDIPSWIKNNATSKAPWDAFNKFAGCRPGEKREGLSQLKQYFNHFGYIPNSPSNFSEDFDDELEKALKTYQQNFNLNVTGQLDDQTLQQIVRPRCGNADVINGTSSMNSGRSSSFHTTGHLHTTAHFSFFPGTPRWPSNRQDLSYSFLPANGLTDEVKAVFTSAFQKWSTVTPLTFTQVDSYSSADITIGFYTGDHGDGEPFDGVLGTLAHAFSPTSGRLHLDGDENWVVSGDVTKASVSTAVDLESVAVHEIGHLLGLGHSSVEDAIMYPSITSRTRKVELADDDIQGIQLLYGTNPNYNGSTTSNTQERESSGGVPRYLGPRWGLALFLAVGFGSLFL